In one Buteo buteo chromosome 10, bButBut1.hap1.1, whole genome shotgun sequence genomic region, the following are encoded:
- the PTGS2 gene encoding prostaglandin G/H synthase 2: protein MLLPCALVAALLAAGHAANPCCSNPCQNRGVCMTTGFDQYECDCTRTGYYGENCTTPELFTWLRLTLKPSPNTVHYILTHFEAAWSIINNIPFLRDAIMRYVLTSRSHLIDSPPTYNSDYSYKSWEAYSNLSYYTRSLPPVGLDCPTPMGVKGKKELPDSKLIVEKFLLRKKFIPDPQGTNVMFTFFAQHFTHQFFKTDHKKGPGFTKALGHGVDLNHIYGETLERQLKLRLLKDGKLKYQMIDGEMYPPTVKDTQADMIYPPHVPEHLQFSVGQEVFGLVPGLMMYATIWLREHNRVCDILKQEHPEWDDEQLFQTSRLILIGETIKIVIEDYVQHLSGYHFKLKFDPELLFSQRFQYQNRIAAEFNTLYHWHPLLPDTFQIHDQEYTFQQFLYNNSIMLEHGLSHMVKSFSKQSAGRVAGGKNVPAAVQKVAKASIDQSRQMRYQSLNEYRKRFMLKPFKSFEELTGEKEMAAELEELYGDIDAMELYPGLLVEKPRPGAIFGETMVEIGAPFSLKGLMGNAICSPEYWKPSTFGGKVGFEIINTASLQKLICNNVKGCPFTAFHILNPEPTEATINVSTSKTAMEDINPTLLLKERSAEL from the exons ATGCTTCTGCCCTGCGCTCTGGTGGCCGCTCTCCTGGCTGCTGGCCACGCAG CCAACCCTTGCTGTTCAAACCCCTGTCAGAACAGAGGAGTATGCATGACAACAGGATTTGATCAGTATGAATGTGACTGTACGCGGACAGGATATTATGGAGAAAACTGTACAACAC CGGAGCTTTTCACATGGCTGAGGCTGACATTGAAACCTTCACCGAATACTGTCCACTACATCCTCACCCACTTTGAAGCAGCCTGGAGTATCATCAACAATATTCCCTTCTTACGAGATGCTATTATGAGATATGTATTAACGT caaGATCACACTTGATTGACAGCCCACCAACTTACAATAGTGATTATAGTTACAAAAGCTGGGAAGCTTATTCCAATCTTTCCTATTATACAAGAAGCCTTCCACCAGTAGGACTTGACTGTCCAACACCGATGGGTGTTAAAG GTAAGAAGGAGCTCCCAGATTCCAAGCTGATTGTGGAGAAGTTTTTGCTAAGGAAAAAATTTATTCCTGACCCACAAGGCACAAATGTGATGTTCACATTCTTTGCCCAACACTTCACTCATCAGTTCTTTAAGACGGACCACAAGAAAGGACCTGGCTTCACCAAAGCTCTCGGCCATGGG gTTGACTTGAACCATATTTACGGAGAGACTTTGGAGAGACAACTTAAACTGAGACTTCTAAAGGATGGAAAGCTAAAATACCAG ATGATTGATGGAGAAATGTATCCACCAACAGTGAAGGACACTCAGGCAGATATGATCTACCCTCCTCATGTACCTGAACACCTGCAGTTTTCTGTTGGGCAGGAGGTGTTCGGTTTGGTCCCAGGCTTGATGATGTATGCTACAATATGGCTGAGGGAACACAACCGGGTCTGTGACATCCTGAAACAGGAGCATCCAGAGTGGGATGATGAGCAGCTGTTCCAAACTAGTAGGCTCATATTGATAG GCGAGACAATCAAGATAGTTATTGAGGACTATGTGCAGCACTTGAGTGGCTACCACTTCAAACTCAAGTTCGATCCTGAGCTGCTGTTCAGCCAGCGATTTCAATACCAGAACAGAATTGCAGCTGAATTCAATACTCTTTACCACTGGCACCCACTTCTGCCTGACACTTTCCAGATACATGACCAGGAGTACACTTTCCAGCAGTTCCTCTACAACAACTCTATAATGCTGGAACATGGCCTTTCCCATATGGTGAAGTCTTTCTCCAAGCAAAGTGCTGGCAGG GTCGCTGGTGGGAAAAACGTTCCTGCTGCAGTACAGAAAGTAGCAAAGGCTTCAATTGACCAAAGCAGACAAATGAGATACCAGTCCTTGAATGAATACAGGAAACGCTTCATGTTGAAACCATTCAAATCATTTGAAGAACTTACAG gagaaaaagaaatggcagctgAACTGGAAGAGCTTTATGGCGACATTGATGCTATGGAGCTGTACCCAGGCCTTCTCGTAGAAAAGCCACGACCAGGTGCCATCTTTGGTGAAACAATGGTGGAGATTGGAGCACCGTTCTCTCTGAAAGGACTGATGGGAAATGCTATCTGCTCCCCTGAGTACTGGAAGCCTAGCACCTTTGGTGGAAAAGTGGGCTTTGAAATAATCAATACTGCCTCCTTACAGAAGCTCATCTGCAACAACGTGAAAGGCTGTCCTTTCACTGCTTTCCACATCTTAAATCCAGAACCCACAGAGGCAACTATTAATGTTAGTACCTCAAAAACAGCAATGGAAGATATCAACCCCACACTACTACTGAAAGAGCGATCTGCTGAGTTGTAA